TGGCAAGCCGGCGCCCGACGTTTTTCTTCTCGCTGCCAAGTCGATGGGATATCGGCCGGAAGACTGTACGGTCATTGAAGACAGTCTGCCCGGGGTGCAGGCTGCGCGGTCTGCCGGTATGGCTGTTTATGCGTATGTCGAAGATCCGGCCTGCGACCGTGAAGCGCTTGCAGATGCGGGTGCATACCTCTTTGACAATATGGCTGCGTTACCAGGTTTGCTGTTTTCTAAGCCTTGAGCATTTTGCGAAAAGGCATTTTACGAAGGGCGCGCTCTCTAGGGGTTCTTCCCCTTATATCTCCCGCGGTGCCGTACTATCTTGAAGTCACAATTTAGAAAGGTGCGATTGGCACTGCATTCGTTTTAGCTGGGAGACTTCAATGACAATCAAGACGCACGGGCGCGGCAAGATCTACTCCTCGATCACGGACACCATTGGCGATACACCACTGGTTCGTTTGGATCGTCTGGCGAATGCTCATGGTGTGAAAGCGACCCTTCTCGGCAAGCTTGAATTCTTCAATCCGATCGCAAGCGTCAAGGACCGTATTGGCGTTGCCATGATCGATGCCATGGAACGTGACGGCAAGATTGAAGCGGGCAAGACGACCCTTGTGGAGCCGACATCCGGCAACACCGGGATCGCGCTCGCCTTTGTGGCGGCGGCCAAGGGATATCGCCTCATTCTTGTTATGCCGGAAACGATGTCCGTGGAACGCCGCAAGATGTTCAAGATCCTGGGTGCAGAGCTGGAACTGACGGAAGGGGCCAAGGGCATGAAGGGCGCGATCGCCCGTGCAGAAGCGCTTCTTGGCGAGATTGACGGCGCCGTGATGCCACAACAGTTTGAAAACCCGGCCAATCCGGAAATTCACCGCAACACCACAGCGGAAGAGATCTGGAACGATACCAGCGGTGCAGTTGATGTGTTTGTATCCGGCATTGGAACTGGTGGCACCATCACCGGCGTTTCGCAGGTTTTGAAAGACCGCAAGCCGGACCTGCATGTGGTGGCTGTTGAGCCGGAAGACAGCCCGATTCTCTCCGGAGGCCAGCCGGGTCCGCACAAGATCCAGGGCATCGGTGCGGGATTTGTACCGGGTGTGCTGGATACAGGTGTCTTCGATGAAATTGCCAAAGTGAGCAATGAAGATGCCTTTGCCATGGCGCGCGAAGTTGCGAAAACAGAGGGAATTCCCGTCGGCATCTCTTCTGGCGCGGCTCTCTCTGCAGCGATCAAGGCTGGTCAGCGGGATGAGATGGCGGGCAAAACCATTGTTGTCATCATCCCCTCATTTGCAGAACGCTATCTCTCAACTGCGCTTTTTGAAGGGCTTTGAGCGTAGTTCCGTCTCGGCGTCATGTTCGGACTTGTTCCGAAGGTCCATAAGTTATCCAAAACATGTGCCCATGACCTAAAGACGAGGATGGCGCGGACCGGAATGAGACTGATCCTCAAAAGAAAAGCGCGGTCCCGAAAGACCGCGCTTTTTTAATTCCGGTTAAGTTCAGAAGAACTTAAGCAGCCAGGGCACCTTGCGCCTGGTCAACCAGAGCCTTGAACGCATCCGGCTGGCTGATGGCGAGGTCGGACAGAACCTTGCGGTCGACTTCGATACCGGCCTTGTTCAGGCCGTTGATGAAGGTGCCGTAGGTCATGCCGTGCTGGCGGGTTGCCGCGTTGATGCGCTGGATCCACAAAGAGCGGAAATTACGCTTCTTGGCCTTGCGGTCGCGATAAGCGTATTGACCCGCTTTTTCGACGGCCTGCTTGGCAACGCGGATAGTGTTCTTGCGGCGGCCATAGTAACCTTTGGCAGCCTTCAAAACTTTCTTGTGACGAGCGTGGGCGGTAACGCCCCTTTTGACGCGTGACATTAGGTGATCTCCTTAAGGGGCTGGCGTTATGCGTAGGGCAGGAACTGTTTCACGACCTTGGCATCCTGATCGCTCAACGTGGTTGTGCCACGGGCGTTGCGGATGAACTTGTTCGAGCGTTTGATCATGCCATGACGCTTGCCGGCCTGGGCGCATTTCACCTTGCCGCCTGCAGTCACTTTAAAGCGCTTTTTAGCGCCGGATTTCGTCTTCAGCTTGGGCATTTTGCATCCTTTCTTTGGCGTGCCCGCAAGCGGGCACTTCATTGTTGGTGCATTCAGAGCCGACACGGCATGCCCTTGGTTGTTTTGAATGGTCCTGCGCCGGAACGCAAAAATCCAGTCCAAAACGAGCCGGACGACTCTGGACCGGGCGCTTATATGGGAGGTTTTGGGCAAAAGCAACCGGAAAGGGGTGCTGTTTTCGCAAGTCCGGTGACGACTTTTTAAACCATCGCAGTCAGGTACCCCGGCCCGAACTATTCATAGAAAGAGACTGGCGATAGCCAAATCGGAAAGTAGAAATCTACACATAGTTGAAAAGAACGAGCTTACAGATATTTAGTGATATTGCTATTAATATCAATATTAGAATATTTTTTCCTCTATAAGTTGTTTATATTGCCGTAAAAATCTATCATGAGTAGAGTTTAACTGTATTTTATACGCATGTTGATCAAATCGGTGTTTCATAGATATGTCGCAACCAACACTTGCTTTTAAATCACTCCGAAATCCAAACATCTGTGACAAACGAAAACTGATTTTTGTCCATAACCCGAAGGCCGCGGGGAAAAGTTTTCGAAAGTGGTTGGGCTTTGAGGGCCGAATAAATCATGGGTTTCCGAGTTATGACACACCGGTCAATCTTTGGGACGAATACACAGTTATTGTATGCGTCCGTGAACCGATAAAACGTGCATTGTCACTCTATAAATTTATGACGCATGAATCGTATCAGGGAACAATGTTGAAAGCGTTCCCTGACATCCATTCCTATGATCCGCTAACTTTTTTCACCACGATTATGGCCCGTCAGCGACTGTTTCTAGCCAAGCAATACAAGTACACTCATCATTTTGGATCGAACAAAGAGCCAGACTATGTTTTGCGAGTCGAAGATCTGGATGTAAGCGAGATCGCCGACCGTTTTAGCATTTCCGATCCCTTCCCTTGGGAAAATTCGGGCAAGAACTCAGAGCTGGTTGAGCTTGAAGAAGATCTGTACTGGTATCTAGTGAACCACTTCAAAGCTGACTATTTCTTCTTTGGGTATCGGCCGAAACCATATGACGAATTCATGGATACTCAAAAACTTGCCGCCTGAGGTGAAAGGGCTAGACGTCAGCAGGAAACTGAGAGTTTGCTCTTATTCCTGCGACTTTCCAAAAAGAAGCAATTACTGTGAAGAATTGTTGCAGACCTGAGACCAGCTTGGGTTTTAGACAGTACGCTGCGTGGCATCTTGGCGTTGTTCAATCGGTCTTCGACATCGCCGGGAGTGCTCGTTGCAAGAGATTTGAAGCGCGGGAGCCTAATTGATCTATTTCCTGACTATGCTTGCGCGGCAGCATCTTTTGAAACCGCGGCCTGGTTGGTTTACCCGAGCCGCTCGTACCTGCCGCAAAAGGTTCGGGCGATGATCGACTTTCTAAGGGAGAAATATGGGCGGCCAGTAAGCTAGCCGCCCGATGTCGTTTAGGCGTTCACGTCGACGACAACACGGCCTTTGACCTGGCCTTTCAGGATGTCCTTGCCAAGGCCTGGCAGGTCTTCGAGGGTCGCCGGGTGGATCATGCCGTGCAGCTTGTCGAGCGGCAGGTCCTTGGCGATCCGCTGCCACGCACGGACACGGTCGTCATAAGGACGCATGACGCTGTCGATGCCGAGGAGGTTCACGCCGCGCAGGATGAACGGGATGACGCTGGCTGGAAGGTTCGCTCCACCGGCAAGACCGATAGTGGCGACCGAGCAGCCGTACTTCATCTGTCCGAGGATGCGGGCGAGCATGTCACCGCCAACGGCATCAATCGCGCCGGCCCAGACCTCTTTCTCCAGTGGACGCTTGATGGTTTCGGCAACGTCATCCCGCGGAACGATGGCACGGGCGCCCAAGGATTTCAGGTAGTCCCAAGTGCTTTCGCGGCCGGTGACTGCATGCACCTCATAGCCAAGGTTTGCGAGAATGGCGACGGCGACTGAGCCAACACCGCCCGCAGCACCTGTGACCAGAACCGGACCGTTTTCCGGTTTCAAGCCATGATCTTCAAGTGCCATAACGGCAAGCATCGCTGTGAAACCGGCTGTACCGACCGCCATTGCATCGCGTGTGGTGAGGCCATCCGGCAACGGCACAAGCCATTCGCCCTTGACGCTTGCCTTCTGGGCATAGCCGCCCCACCAGACTTCTCCGACGCGCCAGCCGGTTAAAACGACCTTATCGCCCGGCTTGTACCATTCGTCAGAGGACTCATCGACGGTGCCGGCGAAATCGATGCCGGGGACATGCGGATAGTCCTTGACCAGACCGCCACCCGGTCCAACACAAAGGCCGTCCTTGTAGTTCAAGGTCGAGTATTCAACCGCAACCGTAACATTGCCGTCCGGCAACTGGTTTTCGTCGATTTCCTTGACGGCGGCGCTGGTTTTGCCTTCTTCGTTCTTGTCGACAACAAGTGCTTTGAAAGTCATGTGAAATATCCCTGTTATGCGGTTTCACTTGAGAGTGTCCGGGCCTCTTGCCGCAGGACGAATTTCTGGATTTTGCCGGTTGCCGTTTTTGGCAGCTCGGTAAAGACGATTTTCTTCGGCCGCTTGAAACCGGCCATGTTCTGCCGGCAGAAGGCGATCAGGCTGTCTTCGGTTTCCTGGCTGCCTTCTTTGAGCTCGACAAAGGCGCAAGGGACTTCGCCCCACTTTTCGTCGGGCAGGGCGACCACGGCGGCGAGGACTACATCCGGGTGGCGGT
This window of the Roseibium alexandrii DFL-11 genome carries:
- the cysK gene encoding cysteine synthase A yields the protein MTIKTHGRGKIYSSITDTIGDTPLVRLDRLANAHGVKATLLGKLEFFNPIASVKDRIGVAMIDAMERDGKIEAGKTTLVEPTSGNTGIALAFVAAAKGYRLILVMPETMSVERRKMFKILGAELELTEGAKGMKGAIARAEALLGEIDGAVMPQQFENPANPEIHRNTTAEEIWNDTSGAVDVFVSGIGTGGTITGVSQVLKDRKPDLHVVAVEPEDSPILSGGQPGPHKIQGIGAGFVPGVLDTGVFDEIAKVSNEDAFAMAREVAKTEGIPVGISSGAALSAAIKAGQRDEMAGKTIVVIIPSFAERYLSTALFEGL
- a CDS encoding MDR family oxidoreductase, with the translated sequence MTFKALVVDKNEEGKTSAAVKEIDENQLPDGNVTVAVEYSTLNYKDGLCVGPGGGLVKDYPHVPGIDFAGTVDESSDEWYKPGDKVVLTGWRVGEVWWGGYAQKASVKGEWLVPLPDGLTTRDAMAVGTAGFTAMLAVMALEDHGLKPENGPVLVTGAAGGVGSVAVAILANLGYEVHAVTGRESTWDYLKSLGARAIVPRDDVAETIKRPLEKEVWAGAIDAVGGDMLARILGQMKYGCSVATIGLAGGANLPASVIPFILRGVNLLGIDSVMRPYDDRVRAWQRIAKDLPLDKLHGMIHPATLEDLPGLGKDILKGQVKGRVVVDVNA
- the rplT gene encoding 50S ribosomal protein L20, whose amino-acid sequence is MSRVKRGVTAHARHKKVLKAAKGYYGRRKNTIRVAKQAVEKAGQYAYRDRKAKKRNFRSLWIQRINAATRQHGMTYGTFINGLNKAGIEVDRKVLSDLAISQPDAFKALVDQAQGALAA
- the rpmI gene encoding 50S ribosomal protein L35, producing MPKLKTKSGAKKRFKVTAGGKVKCAQAGKRHGMIKRSNKFIRNARGTTTLSDQDAKVVKQFLPYA